A stretch of the Gracilinanus agilis isolate LMUSP501 chromosome 4, AgileGrace, whole genome shotgun sequence genome encodes the following:
- the BCAR3 gene encoding breast cancer anti-estrogen resistance protein 3 isoform X2, translated as MPKECNAFHTLSAAFCCFYHRKSVLGVKFSKERHIMDRTPERLLKKELEEELQLSGEDLRSHAWYHGRIPRQVSESLVQRDGDFLVRDSLSSPGNFVLTCQWKNTAQHFKISKTILRLNEAYCRIQYQFDQESFDTIPGLVRCYVGNRRPISQQSGAIIFQPINRTVPLRCLEERYGSSPARSRDYSLSEGKIETTKRLSLNMCNVPSREQSLARGNLLRNKEKSGSQPACLDHMQDKRSLSLKAHQSESYLPIGSKLPPQSPGVDTSPCPNSPVFRTGSEPTLSPTVVRRVSLEAQVPGEALRGSDSQLYPKPPPKPSKVPFLKPPPSPSTWHNFEANYCELNPAFPPGYCGTKQALCPQSGCGEPLTAKENGALSLRNSGTNYLILDDDAPRSSRALLAAQMEKGQEDVGVFVTPCLETVSSFRPNDFESRLLPPENKPLETSMLKRAKELFTNNDPKVIAKHMLKMDCKVARILEVSEEMKRIMGVNSGLELITLPYGHQLRLDIIERHNTMAIGIAVDVLGCTGSLEERAATLHKIIRVAVELKDSMGDLYAFSAIMKALEMPQITRLDQTWTALRHHYTQTAILYEKQLKPFSKTLHEGKETMCVPQNKVTVPLLMPLVTLMERQVVTFEGTDMWEKNDESCEIMLSHLETARFVAQAADTYRANAERILEGFQADEEMNEVFKTEFQMRLLWGSKGAQVNQSERYEKFNQILTALSRKLEPPPVKHAEL; from the exons TTCTCCAAAGAAAGACATATCATGGACAGGACCCCCGAGAGGCTgctaaagaaagaattggaagaggAGCTACAACTCAGTGGAGAAGACTTACGCAGCCATGCCTGGTATCACGGACGCATTCCCCGACAG GTGTCCGAGAGTCTCGTGCAGCGAGACGGAGACTTCTTGGTGAGGGACTCTCTCTCTAGCCCTGGGAACTTCGTCTTGACCTGCCAGTGGAAGAACACAGCCCAGCACTTCAAGATCAGCAAGACCATCCTCCGTCTCAACGAAGCCTACTGCCGCATCCAGTACCAGTTTGACCAGGAAAGTTTTGACACCATCCCAGGCTTAGTGAGGTGCTACGTGGGGAATCGAAGGCCCATCTCTCAGCAGAGCGGGGCGATTATTTTTCAGCCCATCAATAGGACTGTGCCCCTGAGATGTCTGGAGGAGAGGTATGGTTCTTCTCCTGCCCGGTCCAGAGATTATAGCCTCTCCgagggaaaaatagaaaccaCTAAAAGACTGAGCCTCAATATGTGCAATGTGCCGTCTCGAGAACAGAGTTTGGCCAGAGGAAATCTTCTAAG aaataaagaaaaaagtgggaGCCAACCTGCGTGTCTGGATCACATGCAGGATAAAAGGTCCTTGTCCCTCAAGGCCCACCAGTCAGAAAGCTACCTGCCAATTG GTTCTAAGCTGCCACCCCAGTCCCCCGGAGTAGACACAAGCCCTTGTCCAAATTCCCCAGTGTTCAGGACAGGCAGCGAGCCAACACTCAGCCCCACGGTGGTGCGGAGGGTTTCCTTAGAAGCCCAAGTCCCCGGGGAAGCCTTGAGGGGATCGGACAGCCAGCTGTACCCCAAACCTCCACCGAAGCCCAGCAAAGTGCCTTTCCTGAAGCCACCCCCGTCTCCTTCCACTTGGCACAACTTTGAGGCAAACTATTGTGAACTCAATCCTGCTTTTCCCCCTGGCTACTGTGGGACAAAGCAGGCTCTGTGTCCCCAGAGTGGCTGCGGGGAGCCTCTGACAGCCAAGGAGAACGGAGCCCTCTCACTCCGAAACTCTGGCACCAACTATTTGATCCTGGATGACGATGCCCCGAGGTCTTCTCGGGCTCTGTTGGCTGCCCAGATGGAAAAGGGACAGGAGGATGTCGGGGTGTTTGTGACACCCTGTCTGGAGACAGTCTCTTCATTCAGGCCCAATGATTTTGAATCCAGACTCCTTCCTCCTGAAAACAAGCCTCTGGAAACCTCAATGCTGAAACGTGCCAAGGAGCTGTTCACCAACAACGATCCCAAGGTTATCGCCAAGCACATGCTGAAGATGGACTGCAAG GTTGCTAGGATATTGGAAGTCTCTGAAGAGATGAAGAGGATCATGGGAGTCAACTCAGGTCTGGAACTCATTACTTTGCCTTACGGACACCAACTACGCCTGGACATCATTGAAAG ACACAACACCATGGCCATTGGCATCGCAGTGGATGTCCTGGGTTGCACCGGGAGTTTGGAGGAGAGAGCGGCAACGCTGCACAAGATCATTCGGGTGGCCGTGGAACTGAAGGACTCCATGGGCGACCTGTACGCCTTCTCTGCCATCATGAAAGCCTTGGAAATGCCACAA atTACCAGGTTAGACCAGACGTGGACTGCTTTAAGACACCACTACACCCAGACTGCAATCCTTTATGAAAAGCAACTAAAACCTTTCAGCAAAACTTTACATGAAGGCAAAG AGACCATGTGTGTCCCCCAAAACAAGGTAACGGTGCCGCTGCTCATGCCTCTAGTGACCTTGATGGAGCGGCAAGTAGTCACTTTTGAAGGGACAGACATGTGGGAGAAAAATGATGAAAGCTGTGAAATCATGCTGAGCCATCTAGAAACAGCCCGATTCGTAGCCCAGGCTGCAGACACGTACCGAGCGAACGCCGAGAGGATCCTAGAAG GTTTTCAGGCGGATGAAGAGATGAATGAAGTATTCAAGACTGAATTTCAGATGAGATTGCTATGGGGAAGCAAAGGAGCACAAGTCAATCAAAGTGAAAGATATGAGAAATTCAACCAGATTTTAACTGCACTCTCACGAAAATTAGAACCGCCACCTGTAAAGCATGCAGAGCTCTGA